The Rhodothermales bacterium genome window below encodes:
- a CDS encoding protein-L-isoaspartate(D-aspartate) O-methyltransferase produces MTSEDRKYDRMRARLVEELRAKGIEDERVLGAIGRVPRHRFVEPAMRQRAYEDEALPIGLNQTISQPYTVAHQTMLIDPARRERILEIGTGSGYQAAVLCEMGAEVYSIERHQALHDRAKTILRELGYRVILKCGDGTLGWPAFAPYDKIVVTAGAAGVPEALLEQLALPEGDKPGGCLVIPVGTADEQVMKRIYRTGESTYRHEETNIFRFVPLVGEGKLIRGSEGSGRLS; encoded by the coding sequence ATGACGTCTGAAGACCGCAAATATGACCGGATGCGCGCACGCCTCGTGGAAGAACTGCGCGCGAAAGGCATCGAGGACGAACGTGTGCTCGGTGCGATCGGTCGCGTGCCGCGCCACCGCTTCGTCGAGCCGGCCATGCGCCAGCGCGCCTACGAAGACGAGGCGCTCCCCATCGGGCTCAACCAGACGATCTCGCAGCCCTACACGGTCGCCCATCAAACGATGCTGATCGATCCCGCGCGGCGCGAACGCATCCTGGAAATCGGGACGGGCAGCGGATACCAGGCGGCGGTGCTGTGCGAGATGGGCGCCGAGGTGTACAGTATCGAACGGCACCAGGCCCTGCACGACCGAGCCAAAACGATCCTGCGCGAACTGGGATACCGCGTCATCCTGAAATGCGGCGACGGCACGCTCGGCTGGCCGGCTTTTGCCCCATACGACAAGATCGTCGTGACGGCCGGCGCCGCCGGCGTCCCGGAGGCGTTGCTCGAACAGCTCGCGCTACCCGAGGGCGACAAACCGGGTGGATGCCTCGTCATCCCCGTCGGCACCGCCGACGAGCAGGTCATGAAACGGATCTACCGCACCGGCGAGAGCACCTATCGCCATGAAGAAACCAACATTTTCCGCTTCGTCCCGCTGGTCGGGGAAGGCAAACTGATCCGCGGCAGCGAGGGATCGGGAAGGCTGTCCTGA
- a CDS encoding CRTAC1 family protein, giving the protein MLPLSLATSPMLHLTPARICSLFVLCSGLLACQGQERPAADAGAKNRAPEQVAIAFTDVTAEIGLGSFQHENGAEGGMYLPEQMGAGGGFLDYDGDTWPDLLLVGGGWLETGPDDRIEALRLYRNNTDGTFTEVTEAAGLSGVRAYGQGIVAADYDNDGDDDFYFTTLRENDLFRNDGGRFTRVGAAAGVAGDPVWSSSALFFDADRDGDLDLYVANYVAWARETDIFCSIQGVIIVDTQGAGDLAKKYGEKIYCPPSEYAGIPGRFYRNRGDGTFAEATEQAGFVGSSGKSLGVAEFDFNRDGWPDVVVSNDAQPDLLYKNNGDGTFTEIGQRSGIALDDMGHARAGMGIDIGVVDGSGAESIFIGNFSSETIGVYAHAGDDLFRDRSADSRIGPPSFLTLTFGLTLFDVEHDGDLDLLAANGHVWPVRPSLDGSTYRQKPQLFLNRGDGVFAEAPARAGVLGAAMVARGLSYADYDRDGDLDVLVTENGGPAHVWRNDLAGAHYVNVRLRGTTSNRDGLGTHLIAVSGDKRLYRRIRTGSSYLSQSDKIASFGLGGNTRIDSLRIEWPSGKVDVLLNLESGQEIRVIEGSGDYEVIAAPR; this is encoded by the coding sequence ATGCTACCGCTGTCGCTCGCTACGTCGCCCATGCTGCATCTGACACCCGCCCGGATCTGTTCCCTGTTCGTTCTGTGTTCCGGCCTGCTGGCGTGTCAGGGGCAGGAACGCCCCGCCGCGGACGCGGGGGCGAAGAACCGCGCGCCGGAACAGGTCGCTATTGCGTTTACCGACGTGACCGCCGAAATCGGCCTCGGCTCCTTTCAGCACGAGAACGGCGCGGAGGGCGGCATGTACCTGCCGGAACAGATGGGGGCCGGCGGGGGCTTTCTGGATTACGATGGGGATACGTGGCCGGACCTCCTGCTCGTCGGCGGCGGCTGGTTGGAAACGGGGCCGGATGACCGGATCGAGGCGCTCAGACTGTACCGCAACAACACCGACGGCACCTTCACCGAAGTCACCGAGGCAGCAGGGCTTTCCGGAGTCCGCGCGTATGGCCAGGGCATCGTCGCGGCGGATTATGACAACGACGGCGACGACGACTTCTACTTCACCACCCTCCGGGAAAACGACCTGTTTCGCAACGATGGCGGCCGCTTCACGCGCGTCGGCGCCGCCGCCGGCGTGGCCGGCGACCCGGTGTGGAGCAGCTCCGCCCTGTTCTTCGATGCCGACCGCGACGGCGACCTCGATCTGTACGTCGCCAACTACGTCGCCTGGGCCCGGGAAACCGATATCTTCTGCTCCATCCAGGGCGTCATCATCGTGGATACGCAGGGCGCCGGCGACCTCGCAAAAAAGTACGGCGAGAAGATATACTGCCCACCCAGCGAGTACGCGGGCATCCCGGGGCGTTTTTATCGAAACCGGGGGGATGGTACGTTCGCGGAGGCCACGGAACAGGCCGGCTTCGTCGGTTCTTCCGGCAAATCGCTCGGTGTCGCGGAGTTCGATTTTAACCGGGATGGATGGCCGGACGTGGTCGTCTCCAACGACGCCCAGCCGGATCTGCTCTACAAAAACAACGGCGACGGCACGTTCACGGAGATCGGACAACGTAGCGGCATCGCGCTGGACGACATGGGCCATGCCCGCGCCGGCATGGGGATCGACATCGGCGTCGTCGATGGCAGCGGAGCGGAGTCGATCTTTATCGGGAATTTCTCCAGCGAAACGATCGGCGTGTACGCCCATGCCGGAGACGATCTGTTCCGCGATCGGTCGGCCGACTCGCGCATCGGGCCGCCCAGCTTCCTGACACTGACGTTCGGCCTGACCCTGTTCGACGTCGAGCACGACGGCGACCTGGACCTGCTGGCCGCGAATGGCCACGTCTGGCCGGTTCGGCCTTCGCTCGACGGCTCCACGTACCGGCAGAAACCACAGCTGTTCTTGAACCGGGGTGACGGGGTGTTCGCCGAGGCGCCGGCCCGAGCCGGCGTCCTGGGCGCCGCGATGGTGGCGCGAGGGCTCAGCTATGCCGACTACGATCGCGACGGCGACCTGGATGTGCTCGTCACAGAGAACGGCGGCCCGGCCCACGTGTGGCGAAACGACCTCGCCGGGGCCCACTACGTAAACGTGCGCCTGCGGGGCACGACCTCCAACCGGGATGGGCTGGGCACGCACCTCATCGCCGTTTCCGGTGACAAACGGCTGTACCGTCGCATCCGCACCGGATCGAGCTACCTCTCGCAGTCCGACAAGAT